The Methylocystis bryophila genome contains the following window.
AGAAGGCGCAGCCGCGTCTCCTCCGCCGCGGCGTTCAGCGCGGCGAGGGCGGCGTCGAATTCCAGCAGGTCGGGATCGTTCACGGCGCGCTCCAAATGAAACATAAAGATATCTATATACGTTGATTTTAAGAAAGGCAAGCGTGTGCCCGAGGAGCGACGCCGAAGGGAAAATGGCGTCCAAACCTGGGATTACATCGTAAGCAGCCCGATTCAGGCGCGAGCCTTGCCCGGCTTCAGACGCTCGTCGCTCTTCCCTGGGCTCGCCAGTCGATTCCGACGAGCCTTATCCGGTGGACCGCTCTGCTCAGACGTCTAAAGTTCCCGGGAGTCCCGGCCGCATTGCGCCGGGAAACGGGCGGCCGGCCAATCTCGAGGCTGACCTTAGAGCGCGATGCGAGAAAGTGGAAACTAGTTTCTCTCACAAGTCGCGCTCTAAATTTTTGAAACCGATCACATTTACTGCGTTCAGGCGATTCGGCCTGAACGCAGCGTGATCGAGCCGCGGCGTTCTGCGGAGCCGCTAATCTTCATGATCGCCAGAATGCTCGCCCCAATGCCCCATATGCTCATGCTCGTGGCGCATATGATGCACGAGAATGACGAGGCGGTGCTTTTGGGCGTCGTCCAGGCTTTCGTAGAGCGGCTTGGCCGCATCGGCGAGCTTGCCGAGATCTCCGCCTAAGATCTCCATTGTCTTTGCATGAAATTGAAGGCCTTCAATGAAGTTGCGATGGCCTTCCTGCTCCTTGAATTTCTCGTGCCATTCCGCCTTGCGAGCCGCTTTCGCCTTTGAAAATTCGCGGATGGCGGCCTCCACCGGCGGCCAGTTCTTTTCCTGCGCCGGCGTGAGCTTCAATCCGGCCTTCAGCGCGGCCACTCGGGCGTCCAGGAAGGCGCTCTTGTCCTCCTCCGATAGTTTCCAGCCGCCGTGCTCTTCCTCCGGGGCCGCGGTCGCCGCAGGGGGAAGCTGCGGCAGCAAGAGGGCCGCAGCCGTCAAAGCGATCGCCAGTCGCTTGTTCATTTTCGAGTCTCCATCTTGGGGGTGCGGGCGCGAGGCCTGCCGGAAGCTGTAAATGGGCTCCGCCGTGAAGTCTTCCAGTTCGAGCGACGCCCCGCCTCCGCCGCTCTCGCGGCTCACCCTATTGCGTCGCACGCCACGCCCCTGACGACGATCCCGCTCTCGCCACAATGAAACTCCTCAAGGCCCCGTTTCAGTCAAATTTTGACCCGATAGCTTGCCGAAGAATCCCTTAAGCAAGGCGTAACCAGCCTTATGGAAGGCTTAACCTTTACAATCTACAAACAAAATCAAGTCGACGACGAGGGGCTGCAATGATTTCATTCAAAGACGCCGTCACGATTCCTAGGTCGATCCGCTCGCTCACCTTTAGCGCTTTGGGCGGATTGGCTGCGCTGCTTTGCTGCGCCTCTCAAAGCTACGCCTCGAAGGCCATCGTGATCGGCGACAGCATCGGGGTCGGCATATCGATGGCGGGACATGTTCCCCGCCTGGCGCATAACAGCGTGACCATCCGCAGCGCCGACGCGCTCTCGCAGTTGAAGCGCGTGCCGCATGACTCGGTGGCGATCATCAGCCTTGGCACGAACGACGCCGTGGGCTCGATCAAGGGTGTGGAGAGCGGCATCGACAAGATCGTCGCCTTCGCGAAGAGCGAGGATCTGCACGTCGTGTGGGTCGGCCCGCCCTGCGTGCGCAAAGGCTGGAACAAGAACGTCGCCAAGCTCGACGAGATCCTGAAGACGCGCCTGGCCGGCAAGATTCCATACGTCAGCGCCGCCGATACTGCGCTCTGCGAAGGGGATCTCCGCGCCGGCGACGGGGTGCATTTCAACATGCGCGGCTATTCGATGCTCTGGGCGCGGGCGAGCGAAGCGGCTGGCGTCCCGATCGAGGCCGGCAAGGCGGATCAAGGGGACGATTCGGGGTCCAAGGGCTCGAAGCGAAAGCGGGCGCACGCGAAGAAGCGTCATGCGCCCCAGAAGGATCCCGCAGAACAGGCGGCGCTCGAGCCGGCCCCTGCGGGCGACGCGCATGCGGAAGTCGCCTCAAAGTAATCGCGGCGGAGCTTTGATGATGTTTTCGATCCTCCCGCCCACGCGTCGCGGCCTTCTGCGTCGCGGACTGCAACTTTCCTGCGGGGCCGCCGCGACTCTCTTGGCGGCGCCAAGCTTCGGCCAAGAGGCCACGAAGGGCGAAATCCGCATCGCCTGCGTCGGCGACTCGATGATCGACGGCGTATGGGGCGGCCTTCTCAGGCTCGTCTCGAAAGAGGCGTGCCTGAAGCCGCGCATCAAGCTCGGCCGCTACGGCGAGAATGGAACCGGATTGACGCGCCCCGACCGCTACAGCTGGCCTGAGGCGATGACCGATATCTTCGCCGAGTTCAAGCCGGATCTCATTCTCGTGTCGATGGGGCTCAACGATCGCCAGGGCGTCGTGAATCCCAAGACCAACACGCGCGTGGTCTTCGGCGCGAAGGATTGGAGCCAGGCCTATGAGGCGGAGGTCTCGGCCTTCTTGAGCAAGGCCTCCACTGCGCCGGCTGGGCTCATCTGGCTCGGCATCCCTGTCTTGAGGGATCAAGCCGCGCAGGCCGAGTCGACTGAGATCAACCACATCTATGCGCATGCGATCGCCGCCCTCAATAATAAGAAAGCGGTGTTCGTCGACGCCTGGCGCCAGGATGGTTCTAAGGGAGATGTTTTCCAGGCCTACGCCCCGGATGCGAGCGGCTCGAAAGTACAAATCCGAACTCAGGATGGCGTTCATTTCACCCCGGCCGGATACGACATGATCTCCGCCTATTTGTTGCCAAAAATAATTGCTCAACTCAGCGCCAATGGCATCGAAGTCGCGTATCCCTGTCCAAGCTGAGGACGAAACGATGAAGACGAGAGTCCCGGCTACGACGAAATCCCTCATTCTTCTCGGGTCGTCGCTCGCCTTATGCGCGGGCGCCGCAGGATTTTTCCTGCCCCGCTCGGCCGACGGCGCCATCGCGCCAGCGCAGAAGAACCTGTCGCAAGCCGTACGGGACGAAGTCGACAATGTTATCTTCGGCTCGGCGGTGCTTCATGCTTCCTTGCGCCTGGCGGCCGAGAACCGCCGTTTGGGCCTGGGAGAGAGGGATTTGGCGCCCACATCCCGAAAGGAAGCCGCCGAGACGTCGCCGAGCGACAGCGCCAATATCGCCGACGCGCCGGAGGAAGCCGATGATTTCGCGCAGCTCGGTCAAGACGCGTCTGAGGCCTTCGCCGTGGCGAGCAATGACGTCAAGGGGATCGCGCCGCCCAAGAAGCGGGGCGGTCTGACGATCTTGCAGATCGGCGACAGCCACACCGCGGCCGATTATTTTACCGGCGAGATCCGACGCCTTTTGCAAAGGCGGTTTGGCAACGGCGGTCCAGGATATCTTGAAATCGGCCGGCCGCATCCGGGCGTGCGCAGCGCGATCGTGAACGTCGCCGTGAGCTCGGGCTGGGGCTATTCCGCTCTGCAAAAATCCGAAGATTCCGCGCGTTATCATCTATCGGGCTTCGACGCGCAAACCCGGCGCGCCGGCGAAACGCTCAAATTCACGCCCGCCGAGCCCGCCGCTTATGACAGCATCGAGATTCAGACCCTGTCGGGCCCGGAGCACGGCGACATCGAGGTTTCGATCAACGATCAGCCGCCGACGCGCTACAGCCTGAAGAGCGACGAGGACGGGCGGCAGCTGTTCACGATCCGCCCGAACAAGGCGGGGAACACGCTGCAGAAGCTGCAGATCAAGACGGTGAACGACCGGCCCGTGACGATTTCCGGCGTCGGCGTCTTCAATCGCCGCAGCGGCGTCTCCTACAGCAATGTGGGCTTCCCCGGAGCGACGATCGACATCGTCAACAAATATGACGGGGAGATGCTAGAGCAGGAGCTCAAGAGCCTCGCTCCGCAGATTGTCGTCCTCGCCTTCGGAACGAATGAAGGATTCAACGACAACCTCGACCTCGAGCGTTATCGCAGCCACTATCGCTCGGTCATCCAGAAGATCCGCGCGGCCTCGCCCGGCACGCGCATCGTCTTGGTCGGGCCCCCGCAGGCCAATCGCGTTCCCGCCGGCTGCCTGAAGCCTGGGGCTTGCGGAGAGAAGACGGCCGAGAAGCCCGCGACGACCGCGCCGGCCCCGGTCGATGCGCAGACCCTCGCCGCCGTCGCCGACAAGCCTTCGCCGAAGCCCGAAGGCGCGACCGCCGATAAGCCCGCGGACAAGCCGCAAGCGCCGGCGGCAGAGAAAAATTCGCAGGCGCCGGCTGCAGAGAAAAATTCAGCCGAGGCGCCCGCCGTCGATAAGAACAAGACCGCCGAGGCGCCCGCCGACAAGAAAAAGCTGGCCAAGGCTCAGAATTGTCCCTTCCCGACCCCGCCGCGCCTCGACCCGGTGCGCGAGGCGCAGAAGGAGCTCGCGAAGCAGGAGCAGGTCGCCTTCTGGGATTGGGCGAGCATCATGCCGCAGAGCTGCGGTCCGCAGAAATGGGCGTCGGCGAACCCGCGTCTCATGGCTGCCGATCACGTGCACTTCACGCCGGAGGGCTACCGGATCGGCGCCCGCGCCTTCACGACCTTCCTGATGCCCGTCATCAATCAGCTCAGGTATCGGAAATATGCTCTTTCCAACAATTGACTTCCTCCTTTTCTTCGCGGTCGTTTTCCCAATCACCTGGTTGCTGAACGATAAAAACACGCTGAAAAAGGCGTTTCTGGTCCTCGTCAGCTACGCATTCTACGCCTCTTGGAATTGGCGTTTCGCCTTCCTGCTCTTCTTTTCGTCGACGGGAAACTATCTCGCCTGCCGACTGCTTTCGGCGACGACCTCCCCCTCGCGGCGCAGCCTGATCACCGCCGCAGCCGTAACGCTCAACCTGCTCGCGCTCGCCTATTTTAAATATTTCGATTTCCTCGCCGCCGAGCTCATGAATGCGGCGGGCTTCCTCGGATTCAATTTGGAGATCAACGCGACAGAAGTCCCTCTCCCGGTC
Protein-coding sequences here:
- a CDS encoding SGNH/GDSL hydrolase family protein, with the translated sequence MMFSILPPTRRGLLRRGLQLSCGAAATLLAAPSFGQEATKGEIRIACVGDSMIDGVWGGLLRLVSKEACLKPRIKLGRYGENGTGLTRPDRYSWPEAMTDIFAEFKPDLILVSMGLNDRQGVVNPKTNTRVVFGAKDWSQAYEAEVSAFLSKASTAPAGLIWLGIPVLRDQAAQAESTEINHIYAHAIAALNNKKAVFVDAWRQDGSKGDVFQAYAPDASGSKVQIRTQDGVHFTPAGYDMISAYLLPKIIAQLSANGIEVAYPCPS
- a CDS encoding Spy/CpxP family protein refolding chaperone → MNKRLAIALTAAALLLPQLPPAATAAPEEEHGGWKLSEEDKSAFLDARVAALKAGLKLTPAQEKNWPPVEAAIREFSKAKAARKAEWHEKFKEQEGHRNFIEGLQFHAKTMEILGGDLGKLADAAKPLYESLDDAQKHRLVILVHHMRHEHEHMGHWGEHSGDHED
- a CDS encoding GDSL-type esterase/lipase family protein, whose product is MKTRVPATTKSLILLGSSLALCAGAAGFFLPRSADGAIAPAQKNLSQAVRDEVDNVIFGSAVLHASLRLAAENRRLGLGERDLAPTSRKEAAETSPSDSANIADAPEEADDFAQLGQDASEAFAVASNDVKGIAPPKKRGGLTILQIGDSHTAADYFTGEIRRLLQRRFGNGGPGYLEIGRPHPGVRSAIVNVAVSSGWGYSALQKSEDSARYHLSGFDAQTRRAGETLKFTPAEPAAYDSIEIQTLSGPEHGDIEVSINDQPPTRYSLKSDEDGRQLFTIRPNKAGNTLQKLQIKTVNDRPVTISGVGVFNRRSGVSYSNVGFPGATIDIVNKYDGEMLEQELKSLAPQIVVLAFGTNEGFNDNLDLERYRSHYRSVIQKIRAASPGTRIVLVGPPQANRVPAGCLKPGACGEKTAEKPATTAPAPVDAQTLAAVADKPSPKPEGATADKPADKPQAPAAEKNSQAPAAEKNSAEAPAVDKNKTAEAPADKKKLAKAQNCPFPTPPRLDPVREAQKELAKQEQVAFWDWASIMPQSCGPQKWASANPRLMAADHVHFTPEGYRIGARAFTTFLMPVINQLRYRKYALSNN